The DNA region TGGGAATGCGAGCTGTCCTGGCGCCGGCTGACGAAAGCGGGGTGTGAGATTGCATGTTCCATACCCCCTGTATCGACAGCTTCGAGCCAGTCTTTAGCCTTTGCCAACGCTCCTTTCCAAAAAACCTTCTGTGACGGATACAGTTACCTGCTCGCCGCTGAGATGTAACATATCTTCTGTACTTACAGGGAAACCCGGAATCTCAGAAGGAGCCCGTATGACCCCCGACCAGCTCAGTGAGATCAAGAAGCACCTGCAGTCCGAGCTTGAAGCCCTGGAAGCCCAGGAGCTCGACCTGACCGTGGAGTACTGCGCCGACGAGAACGAGTTCGCCTCCGTGGTGAGCGACACGCACATCAAGATGGCCATGCGCGAGCGTTCCTGGGCGCGGACCAAGGAAATCCAGACAGCGCTCCGGCGCGTCGACGCCGCCGACTACGGCTGCTGCGAAGAATGCGGCGGCGATATCGGTACGGCGCGGCTCAAGGCGCGGCCCACCACCATGCTGTGCGTGGATTGCCAGAGCGCCCTGGAGCAGCAGCCCGTCCGCTACGCCGTATAGCGGTCCGGACCGCGCGATTCATACCGGCGGCCGCTCGCCGCGGACCGCCTAGCCCGTTCGCGCTTGCTTTGCGCGGCAGGGGTTGTCTGGCTGCAGGCTACTGCCGGCGGACTGGATGGCCTCGCGCTGAAAACGGGCGGCTCTCTTGTCTGCGCATTGCAGGCACCGTCCTTTGCGGCGGTTGCGGCAATGCAGCGCGGAGTCCCTGCTTGCGCGCTTCCAAAGCGGCTGTGGCCAGCGGATTCGGCTCGTGCCTGCCGTTGCGATCCCGCTCGCGGGTGTCTTCTTTCATCGCCGCTCACTTTTGCCATGGCCACCCCAGAGTTTGTTATTTCGCGGCATTAAGCCAACATCGGCCACCAGAATCATTTGCGAAAATTTTTCCGAGCACTCTGGTCATTTTTTGCTTTACACAAGAATGAAAATGGTTATCATACTCATTAAGGGCTTGGGGAAAAAGCTCTTCACTCGTTCGACACGCTCACGCTGGAGGTGACAATGACCCTCGAAGACCACAAAGACCTCATCATCGACTGGAACATGTCCCCTGCCGAAGCCGTGACCCTGTATCTGGAATGGGGCAACAATAGCTGGCACGCGGACCATCTGCCGGTTCGCTCCAAGGACGATTTCTCCAACTACTTCCTCGTGGACACCTGGGGTGCAGAACCTGTCGTGCGGCTCATTCAGCGCAACTCCGAGGAAGCAATAGAGCTGGCCGAGCTACCGCTCCCGGCAATACTCCGCGAGGAGTTCATCGAGGAGTACGGTAACCTGAAGGGTGTTTTCGAACCCACCGAGCAGATCAAAGACTGGCTCAAAGCCCGGCTCGAAAACTAGTCCGGCCATCATCGCCCGCACGGCGCTTCCTCCCGGCGTCGTGCGCCGAGGTCTCCGGACCCCAGCGTTGCACGAGCCAACCCTTAACCCCGGCCCCGGCCCGTTCCGGCGAGGCCGGGCTTTCTTTTTTCCCGCGCCCTTCGCTCCCC from Oceanidesulfovibrio marinus includes:
- a CDS encoding DVU0772 family protein — translated: MTLEDHKDLIIDWNMSPAEAVTLYLEWGNNSWHADHLPVRSKDDFSNYFLVDTWGAEPVVRLIQRNSEEAIELAELPLPAILREEFIEEYGNLKGVFEPTEQIKDWLKARLEN
- a CDS encoding TraR/DksA family transcriptional regulator; this encodes MTPDQLSEIKKHLQSELEALEAQELDLTVEYCADENEFASVVSDTHIKMAMRERSWARTKEIQTALRRVDAADYGCCEECGGDIGTARLKARPTTMLCVDCQSALEQQPVRYAV